A single genomic interval of Spirosoma linguale DSM 74 harbors:
- a CDS encoding Beta-N-acetylhexosaminidase (PFAM: Glycoside hydrolase, family 20, catalytic core~KEGG: sde:Sde_3037 glycosyl hydrolase) — protein MKKSFLLLIALCVTALATHAQTNTYALVPKPTHLEARSGSYTLPAKPTIAVQAADPEISRIARMLADQLAKATGSAPVVTTGKASGGISFVSAKGPKLGAEGYTLTVSPKQIVITAEQPKGFFYGVQSLMQLMPAAVFSPTKVSGVAWTVPACTIEDQPRYGYRGSMLDVGRYFYPVAFIKKYIDLLAVHKMNTFHWHLTEDQGWRIEIKKYPKLTEVSSIRPKTMVGHYRDKVYDNKPYGGFYTQDEVRDVVKYAQERFVTVIPEIEMPGHSVAVLAAYPELGSNPDKTLTPSPTWGVHDDVLFPREETFTFLENVLTEVMALFPSQYIHIGGDECPKTQWKQSKFCQALMKEKGLKDEHELQSYFIQRIDKFVTSKGRRIIGWDEILEGGLSPNATVMSWRGINGGIAAARQNHDVIMTPTTYCYLDYYQADPKTQPVTIGGLLPIEKVYSFNPSVTDSLTAEQSKHVLGVQANVWSEYMPTTHSVEYMAYPRLIAVAETGWTPQDARNIDDFKQRLETHKKRLDFLKVNYFGAPINNTFQYVWPKETAKK, from the coding sequence ATGAAAAAATCGTTTCTCCTCCTAATCGCTTTGTGCGTAACGGCTCTGGCCACCCATGCCCAAACCAATACGTACGCGCTGGTGCCCAAACCCACTCACCTGGAAGCGCGCAGCGGCAGCTACACGCTACCCGCGAAACCAACTATTGCCGTTCAGGCAGCCGATCCTGAAATAAGCCGGATTGCCCGGATGCTGGCCGATCAGTTAGCCAAAGCAACCGGATCGGCACCGGTTGTGACCACAGGTAAAGCCTCCGGCGGCATTTCGTTCGTCAGTGCCAAAGGCCCGAAGCTTGGCGCAGAAGGGTACACCTTAACCGTTTCGCCAAAGCAGATTGTCATTACGGCCGAGCAGCCTAAGGGATTTTTCTACGGCGTTCAATCGCTGATGCAGTTGATGCCCGCAGCCGTTTTCAGCCCGACAAAAGTGAGTGGCGTTGCCTGGACTGTACCGGCCTGCACCATCGAAGACCAGCCCCGGTATGGGTATCGGGGGTCGATGCTGGACGTTGGGCGGTATTTCTACCCCGTAGCCTTCATTAAGAAATACATCGACCTGCTGGCCGTGCATAAAATGAATACGTTTCACTGGCACCTGACCGAAGACCAGGGCTGGCGGATCGAAATCAAGAAGTACCCAAAGCTAACCGAGGTCAGTTCAATCCGGCCTAAAACGATGGTGGGCCACTACCGGGATAAGGTCTACGACAACAAGCCGTATGGCGGCTTTTATACCCAGGATGAGGTGCGCGATGTAGTCAAATACGCGCAGGAACGGTTTGTGACGGTCATTCCCGAAATCGAAATGCCGGGCCACTCGGTAGCGGTTCTGGCGGCTTATCCAGAGTTAGGGAGCAACCCCGACAAGACGCTGACGCCCTCCCCAACATGGGGCGTTCATGACGATGTTCTGTTTCCGCGCGAAGAAACTTTCACCTTCCTGGAAAACGTCCTGACCGAAGTGATGGCCCTGTTTCCGAGCCAGTACATCCATATCGGGGGCGACGAATGTCCGAAAACCCAGTGGAAGCAAAGCAAGTTTTGCCAGGCCTTAATGAAGGAAAAAGGACTGAAAGACGAGCACGAACTACAAAGCTATTTTATCCAGCGTATCGACAAGTTCGTTACCTCGAAAGGTCGCCGGATTATTGGCTGGGACGAAATACTGGAAGGGGGCCTGTCGCCCAACGCGACCGTTATGAGCTGGCGCGGCATCAACGGGGGTATTGCAGCCGCCCGGCAGAACCATGACGTGATCATGACGCCAACCACCTACTGCTACCTCGACTACTACCAGGCCGACCCAAAAACCCAGCCCGTGACCATCGGGGGCCTGCTCCCCATCGAAAAAGTGTACAGCTTCAACCCCTCGGTAACGGACAGCCTGACGGCTGAGCAGTCTAAACACGTGCTGGGCGTACAGGCCAACGTTTGGTCGGAGTACATGCCCACGACTCACTCTGTGGAATACATGGCTTACCCGCGTCTCATCGCCGTAGCCGAAACCGGCTGGACACCCCAAGATGCCCGAA
- a CDS encoding conserved hypothetical protein (KEGG: xcc:XCC0781 hypothetical protein): protein MHQPHKSIIMKISLVVCLLFVGTWITKKGHFSATDTPFEAEIKAFETQDQQSPPPQNAIVFTGSSSIRHWENLSTYFPGKPIIQRGFGGSELSHVLLYADRIITPYHPKQVVIYAGENDIAMGKQTGRQTFDRLVALFTHVRQKLPDATFTFISIKPSPSRRQYFAENDTANQLIKDYLATQANTQFVDIRPIMLSKNGQPEPILFKSDSLHMLPAGYERWGRVLSPYLK, encoded by the coding sequence ATGCATCAGCCTCATAAATCCATTATCATGAAGATCAGTTTAGTAGTTTGCCTGTTGTTTGTGGGCACCTGGATAACAAAAAAGGGCCACTTTTCCGCAACAGATACCCCGTTCGAGGCTGAAATCAAGGCGTTTGAGACGCAGGATCAGCAGTCTCCGCCCCCCCAGAACGCCATCGTTTTTACGGGAAGCTCGTCCATCCGGCACTGGGAAAACCTGTCGACGTACTTTCCCGGCAAGCCAATAATTCAGCGTGGGTTTGGCGGTTCGGAGCTGAGCCATGTACTGCTCTATGCCGACCGGATCATTACTCCTTATCACCCAAAGCAGGTTGTCATCTACGCGGGCGAGAACGACATTGCTATGGGGAAACAAACCGGTCGGCAAACCTTCGACCGGCTGGTTGCCTTGTTTACGCACGTTCGGCAAAAGCTGCCCGATGCTACGTTTACGTTTATTTCCATAAAGCCCAGCCCGTCGCGCCGACAGTATTTCGCGGAGAACGACACGGCCAACCAGCTTATCAAAGACTATCTGGCCACGCAGGCAAACACCCAATTTGTGGATATCCGGCCAATTATGCTTAGCAAAAATGGTCAGCCCGAGCCCATTCTGTTTAAGTCGGATAGCCTGCATATGCTACCGGCCGGTTACGAGCGCTGGGGTCGTGTGCTGAGCCCTTATTTGAAATGA
- a CDS encoding FG-GAP repeat protein (PFAM: FG-GAP repeat protein~KEGG: dol:Dole_1756 FG-GAP repeat-containing protein), which yields MKKLFTLCFLAIPFLTHAQSGGKIAFRYDQSPTVSINNRPLLNPWVGGLNTTQYSTIRLNNDTRDDLAVYDRTTGKVSTFIAVDNPIGSGTVWQYAPEYELAFPAVMYSWMLLVDYDFDGRKDIFTNSSKGISVWHNESQNGTVSFKLAVDPLRTLGFSGFQIPLYVNASDLPAIMDYDDDGDIDIITFDADGNIIAYQQNMSMERTGTRGLDFARAGNQCWGHFQKEFCNDFRFGINCDDGSGTGGRLAAPTATGRVSPTSPSGARPLHSGNTLTVIDTDGDGKKDLLFGFVSCENIARLRNTGPNSVSANFTSYDSLFPARNPILFPAFPATFFEDVDGDGQKDLLASPNVNFNDGNVYDFRASGWFYKNTGTTQKPDFQLIQKDFLQSDMLDLGERTAPALADLDGDGDMDLLVGYGGVGVGSGYRGGIWQFENKGTTQNPAFVLVTTDYLGIQSLGLTNVVPSFADVDANGSMDLIVTATGKQAVEIRALINTAPKGAAVQYSLASATRWPTPDLMYPLDLLTVTDVDKDNKPDLLISRYNVGTILYYRNAGTATAPVFQLQNQTFGGITTDDYIYARARSLVVADLNGDQKNELIAAADNGSVKVYQFPETPTQAFTLIDSLAGIGLPGKGLIAAAADLDGDQLPDLLLGGTGGGLRYLKNTSQKIVVTGLPEEPTGPWVFPNPTNRYITVRPHYDGRVELVSLTGQTVVPVQPVKAGTESLLDLGELADGTYLIRLQSDNRPVQIQKVVVWK from the coding sequence ATGAAAAAGCTGTTTACGCTTTGTTTTTTAGCAATTCCATTTCTCACCCATGCGCAGTCGGGCGGGAAGATCGCGTTTCGATACGACCAGAGCCCAACCGTAAGCATTAATAACCGCCCGCTGCTCAATCCGTGGGTGGGTGGCCTGAACACGACGCAGTATTCAACCATTCGCCTGAACAACGACACCCGCGACGATCTGGCCGTTTACGACCGGACAACCGGTAAGGTCAGCACGTTTATCGCCGTCGACAATCCCATTGGCAGCGGCACGGTATGGCAGTACGCGCCCGAGTACGAACTAGCTTTCCCGGCGGTCATGTACAGCTGGATGCTGCTGGTCGATTATGACTTCGACGGCCGGAAAGACATTTTCACCAACAGTTCGAAGGGCATCAGCGTATGGCATAACGAATCGCAGAACGGGACGGTATCGTTCAAACTGGCAGTCGATCCGCTCCGAACGCTTGGCTTCAGTGGCTTTCAGATCCCCCTTTACGTCAATGCGTCCGATCTGCCCGCTATTATGGATTACGACGACGATGGCGACATCGACATTATCACCTTCGATGCCGATGGCAACATCATTGCCTACCAGCAAAACATGAGTATGGAGCGAACCGGCACGAGAGGACTCGACTTTGCCCGCGCCGGTAATCAGTGCTGGGGGCATTTTCAAAAAGAGTTTTGCAACGACTTCAGATTTGGGATCAATTGCGACGATGGCTCCGGCACCGGTGGGCGTCTGGCCGCTCCAACTGCTACCGGTCGAGTCAGCCCGACTAGTCCCAGCGGGGCAAGACCGCTCCATTCGGGTAACACCCTCACGGTGATCGATACTGATGGCGATGGTAAGAAAGACTTGCTGTTCGGATTTGTAAGCTGTGAAAACATTGCCCGCCTGCGAAACACCGGGCCCAATAGCGTAAGTGCTAACTTCACGAGTTACGATAGCCTGTTTCCCGCCCGAAACCCCATTCTGTTTCCGGCCTTTCCGGCCACTTTTTTTGAGGATGTCGACGGCGATGGGCAGAAAGATTTGCTCGCATCGCCCAATGTAAACTTCAACGACGGCAATGTCTACGATTTTCGGGCGTCGGGCTGGTTTTACAAGAATACGGGTACTACGCAAAAGCCCGATTTTCAGCTCATTCAGAAAGATTTCCTGCAAAGTGACATGCTCGACCTGGGCGAACGCACGGCCCCCGCGCTGGCCGATCTGGATGGCGACGGCGATATGGATTTACTGGTCGGGTACGGCGGGGTAGGGGTTGGCTCCGGCTACCGGGGAGGCATCTGGCAATTCGAGAATAAGGGGACAACGCAAAATCCGGCTTTCGTGCTCGTCACAACCGATTACCTGGGTATACAGTCGCTGGGGCTGACAAACGTGGTGCCTTCTTTTGCCGATGTGGATGCCAATGGTAGTATGGACCTGATCGTCACCGCCACGGGGAAACAGGCCGTAGAAATTCGCGCGCTGATCAATACCGCTCCCAAAGGAGCTGCCGTCCAATACAGCCTTGCCAGTGCCACCCGCTGGCCCACGCCCGATCTGATGTACCCGCTCGATCTGCTGACGGTTACGGATGTCGACAAAGACAACAAACCGGACTTACTGATTAGCCGGTACAACGTGGGTACCATTCTCTATTACCGCAATGCTGGCACGGCCACGGCTCCCGTTTTCCAGTTGCAGAACCAGACGTTCGGTGGGATCACGACGGACGATTACATCTACGCCCGCGCCCGGTCGCTGGTGGTGGCCGACCTGAACGGCGATCAGAAAAACGAACTCATTGCCGCAGCCGATAACGGTTCGGTTAAGGTCTATCAATTTCCCGAAACCCCGACTCAGGCGTTTACGCTGATCGACTCGCTGGCGGGCATAGGCTTGCCCGGCAAAGGACTTATTGCCGCAGCCGCCGACCTCGACGGCGACCAACTGCCCGATCTGTTGCTTGGTGGTACGGGTGGCGGATTGCGCTATCTGAAAAACACCTCCCAAAAGATCGTTGTGACCGGCCTACCCGAAGAACCGACCGGCCCATGGGTGTTCCCCAACCCCACTAACCGGTACATTACCGTTCGTCCGCACTACGATGGGCGCGTTGAACTGGTGTCTTTAACGGGCCAGACCGTGGTGCCCGTTCAGCCGGTTAAAGCCGGGACAGAAAGTCTCCTTGATTTAGGTGAGCTGGCCGATGGAACGTATCTGATCCGACTCCAGAGCGATAACCGCCCGGTACAAATTCAGAAAGTGGTGGTCTGGAAATAA
- a CDS encoding UDP-N-acetylmuramoylalanyl-D-glutamyl-2,6-diaminopimelate/ D-alanyl-D-alanyl ligase (TIGRFAM:UDP-N-acetylmuramoylalanyl-D-glutamyl-2,6-di aminopimelate/D-alanyl-D-alanylligase~PFAM: Mur ligase middle domain protein; cytoplasmic peptidoglycan synthetase domain protein~KEGG: ent:Ent638_0632 UDP-N-acetylmuramoyl- tripeptide--D-alanyl-D-alanine ligase): MSIGMLSTEQLYHKFQECTGVSTDTRRITPDCLFIALKGGNFDGNQFAEQALASGARYALVDDAAVAERDRASGTDRCLLVADGLTALQDLARHHRQTFTFPVIGLTGSNGKTTTKELIAGVLSKKYNLYATAGNLNNHIGVPLTLLSLNEQHELAIIEMGANHQKEIAFLCSIALPTHGLITNIGKAHLEGFGGIEGVRIGKGELYDYLAQNAKTVFINSRDKTLMAMYRERLKSIRSETTFAEAIFYPAANPDEETTTLISESPVVVYKNASGHEITTHLPGRYNFNNMLAALAIGDYFGVSPEEANRAIADYNPTNNRSQQVIKGTNTVLLDAYNANPSSMAAAIQQFAATPAKRKAVILGDMYELGDESEAEHAALGKLIAESNFDLVILAGKDMRFALEYLPKAYYFPDKFSLHNWVMDNPMADTHILIKGSRGMSLESVVPFI; this comes from the coding sequence ATGTCTATCGGTATGCTATCAACCGAACAACTCTACCATAAATTTCAGGAATGCACCGGAGTTTCGACGGATACCCGCCGAATCACCCCTGACTGTTTATTTATTGCTCTCAAAGGCGGCAACTTCGATGGCAACCAGTTTGCCGAACAGGCTCTGGCGTCGGGAGCACGCTACGCACTGGTAGACGATGCCGCCGTAGCCGAGCGCGACCGGGCCAGTGGTACCGATCGTTGCCTGCTCGTGGCCGATGGCCTGACGGCACTCCAGGACCTGGCCCGCCACCACCGGCAAACCTTTACCTTCCCCGTTATTGGCCTGACCGGCTCTAACGGTAAAACGACGACCAAAGAACTGATTGCGGGCGTGCTGTCGAAAAAATACAACCTCTATGCCACAGCCGGGAACCTGAATAATCACATCGGGGTACCGCTCACGCTGCTGTCGCTGAACGAGCAGCACGAACTGGCCATCATTGAAATGGGGGCAAATCACCAGAAAGAGATTGCGTTCCTGTGTTCCATTGCTCTGCCTACTCATGGCCTGATCACCAACATCGGCAAAGCCCACCTGGAAGGCTTCGGCGGCATTGAAGGTGTTCGGATAGGCAAGGGCGAACTGTATGATTATCTGGCACAGAACGCCAAAACGGTCTTTATCAACTCGCGCGATAAAACCCTGATGGCCATGTACCGCGAACGACTGAAGAGCATACGCTCCGAAACGACCTTTGCCGAAGCCATTTTTTATCCGGCGGCCAACCCGGATGAAGAGACAACTACCCTGATTAGTGAATCGCCGGTGGTCGTTTACAAAAATGCTTCCGGCCACGAGATTACGACGCATTTGCCCGGCCGGTACAACTTCAATAATATGCTGGCGGCCCTGGCCATTGGCGACTACTTTGGGGTATCGCCTGAAGAGGCCAACCGCGCCATTGCCGACTACAATCCAACCAACAACCGCTCTCAGCAGGTTATAAAAGGCACTAATACGGTACTGTTGGATGCGTACAATGCTAATCCCAGTTCCATGGCTGCGGCCATTCAGCAGTTTGCCGCTACACCTGCCAAACGCAAAGCCGTTATTCTGGGCGACATGTACGAACTGGGCGACGAAAGTGAAGCCGAGCACGCGGCACTGGGCAAACTCATAGCCGAAAGCAACTTCGATCTGGTCATTCTGGCGGGTAAAGACATGCGTTTCGCCCTGGAATACCTGCCTAAAGCGTATTACTTCCCCGATAAGTTTTCCCTGCACAACTGGGTCATGGATAACCCCATGGCAGACACCCATATTTTAATAAAAGGGTCGCGGGGCATGAGTTTAGAATCGGTCGTGCCTTTTATATAA